The Puntigrus tetrazona isolate hp1 chromosome 3, ASM1883169v1, whole genome shotgun sequence nucleotide sequence ATCGTCTTCCTCTTCTTCAGATGATGACGACGATGAAGACGACAACGATGACAGGAATCCAAAACCGAGCCCTCGTCCACGAGAGCACCACCCAGTCCCTCAGAAGAAAGCCCAGATTGTGGTTGCCAAACCAGATCTGCCGAAGAAGAAGCGAGGAAGGAAAGCTCTTCCTCCAGAGCTAAAGGCGCAGCGGCAGGTCAAAGGTCCGCGGAAGATGCTCAAGCCCATTTCCAGAGACTCAGAGCTCCGAGGGAGCATAAAGAAACCACTCATGCCTGCAAGCTTCACATACACCGGGTTGAACCGAAATTCTGGAAGAGAGCCGATGACACTGCAGAATAGAGGTTCTTTTACCCAGAAGAACTCTTTAAGTTCCTTAGGGCGCTCTGTCGGATCGACCTCGTCACCTACTACAGTAAGCCGACCACCACAAACCAAAACTGCTTCAGATTTCAAGCTCTCGGTCTCAGATATGAGCAGCGGAGGAGTCGATCCCAAAACACCCTCGTGCAAATCTCCAGGAGTGGCTGCATTGAATCTGCACAGCAGCAATGTACAGACATGTCCACAACTCTCTCCAAATGTCCCGAAGGCCTCGGATCAGACTCTACTTCAAAGATCAGGATCTCTCCAGAAATCCCCAACAAGCTCATTTTCTTCTCTTAAAACTCCTTCCAGCCTTCAAGCTCTCAACCTGCAGAGTGTAAACAAAATGGCGCAGGGTAATGGCACCTCCACAAACGACGGATCGTACTTGAAGGGTACCTCCAACCCCAATAGAAAAAGCTCTGGGTTTAACACAAGGCACGAGCAGAGTCCTGCACCGAATGTCCCAAGTAAGTTCCCGACCGGTCAACAAGTCCTTAAGAGTCCGCAACGAGATAAATCCAAAGCAGACGACTTGTCTGAAAGACTGGGGAAAAAGAATCAAGGTAGAGTGGACAAGATACTCACTCAGACGACAGAGGGACGAGATCAATCAGTGCAAGAGAGAACCTCTTCTAAAGATGCAGGGAAACCGAACAAGACCCTGAGCGAATTGAGCACTGGGGAAGAGGGAAGCAGCTCGGATTCTGACCACGATTCCTCATTTCCGAACAACAACCGTGACTTGGCTATCTCGGTGCAGGCGGGTCAGGACTGGAGGCCGACACGGAACCTGATTGAACACGTGTTTGTCACCGACGTCACTGCAAACCTGGTCACTGTGACGGTGAAGGAGTCACCCACCAGCGTTGGGTTTTTTAGCATCCGCAATTATTGAATGTCGACAACTGCAACTGCAGCCACTCTGTGATAATCAGGAGAAATTCCGAAGAAATCAAAGGAACTTGGTGCTTCTCCAACTTTggattttacttgttttaactCAAAATCTCACTGTTTTAGTTGGTCAGTTTTGAAGTTCTTGAGAAGATGAATACCTGATGACCTGCTCAGTCACAGGTGTTTATTATCTCAGTTATGCATAGATATTAAGCATAAGCATATGTTACAGAACAAATAATTGACTATTTGTCTTGGTTTCCACTTCAGGGACTGTTCCATGTTCTCTTAATGTTGATTCTGAGTACAGTATTAgtaaagaagaaagtcactaGATCGGAGCAAATGTATCCAAAATGTGTTAAGGCTAAATCTCAGATCACATTTTAAGGTGCCTGTTTTTAAAGCTGTCCACTTTCTGCCTGATGACTATTATAACTGAGGGTTTTTTTCCCTTCTAGTATGAATGTTGGCATCTTTTATACTACACAACagctctgtttatttattatttctcacTGGTTTTTGTTGGTAGGTGAAATgctaaaacatacagtaaagatttttttatacaaatttcaCGATtgtctgttttgatttaaaagtaCAGTTCAGAATATGGATATCAAGAATCGGGTGTAAAAATTACAGCAAAGGCGTCTCTTGCTCACTAAGGCTGCCTGCATGACCAAAGAATGTGGTAACTTTCTATGtgactatattttaaaatgttatttttccagTGATTCAGAGCTGAATTGTCAGCATCTTTATTCCgtaatcctttagaaatcactcCAATATTCGTATTTGCTTCTCAAGACacatttcttccttttttcagtgttttgaaacataaaaaaactaaatagaaatttaaaaatcagttgaaaacagaaatgtgtcttaactgtcactttagatgaatttaatgcatccttgctaaaagTATTCTGAAAGTTATTTCTTTTCAAACTCACTGACTCAAATGATAGTTCCccccttttttcc carries:
- the cbx2 gene encoding chromobox protein homolog 2; translation: MRTVMEELSAVGEQVFDAECILNKRLRKGKLEYLVKWRGWSSKHNSWEPQENLLDPRLLAAFNKREQERELLIRNKGKRPRGRPRKILDTIPVVSKSSSSSSSSSSSGSSSSSSSSSSSDDDDDEDDNDDRNPKPSPRPREHHPVPQKKAQIVVAKPDLPKKKRGRKALPPELKAQRQVKGPRKMLKPISRDSELRGSIKKPLMPASFTYTGLNRNSGREPMTLQNRGSFTQKNSLSSLGRSVGSTSSPTTVSRPPQTKTASDFKLSVSDMSSGGVDPKTPSCKSPGVAALNLHSSNVQTCPQLSPNVPKASDQTLLQRSGSLQKSPTSSFSSLKTPSSLQALNLQSVNKMAQGNGTSTNDGSYLKGTSNPNRKSSGFNTRHEQSPAPNVPSKFPTGQQVLKSPQRDKSKADDLSERLGKKNQGRVDKILTQTTEGRDQSVQERTSSKDAGKPNKTLSELSTGEEGSSSDSDHDSSFPNNNRDLAISVQAGQDWRPTRNLIEHVFVTDVTANLVTVTVKESPTSVGFFSIRNY